The genomic stretch CGAACGCCTCGCTCGGCCGGGCCTCGGCCCCCGAGCGCACCTTGCGCAGCACCCCGCGGCTGTGGAGGTGGTCCAGGTCGCGGTGGATGGTCATGGCGCTCACGCCGAACTCCTCGGCGAGCGCGTCGATGCGCACGGACCCCTGCGCGCGGACGCGTTCGGCGATCACGTGGCGACGGTCGAGACTGCTCACGTGGCTCCGCTCCGGGACCGGTGGTCGCGTCCGTGCGACCGGGTGAGGGGGAGTCAACCAGCCCTCCGCCCCATTGGCAACAGGCCGCAACGTGAAGTTCACACGGACATGCGTGATGACAGGATGTCGTCGTCCCACGAGCAGCAGGGTGCGGCCCCTCTGGTGCCCCGGATGATCCTCGCCGCCGGTTCGACGGAACCGCGTGGGCCTGCTGGAGGACGATGGGGACGTGGACGAGGACGAGCACGAGTTCGCATCCCCCACGGGCCTGGCGCCGGAGGAGTTGGCGGCGACCCTCCGGCTGGCGACGAGCGAACGCGGGGGAGGCCACCAGGCGGCCGTGGACCTGCTGGCCCGGTGCGGCGGCTGGCTGCCCGTGCTCGACGCGGCGGGTTTCATCGCGGTCGGTCCGCCGTCCGGCCGGGACCCCGAGCTGCGTCCGCGCGCCGTGGTGCGGTGGGCGGACGCCGTCGCGGCCCTGGAGCACGGCGGGGCGCTGGACGCCGGGTGGGACCACCACCGACCGGCCCTGGACGACCGCGTCCTGCGGATCGCGGCGTCGCTCGCGGACGGTCCTGCCGTCGCGCTCCGCGCGCTGCTGGACAGTCTCGACCGCGAGCGGACGCGGTTCGTCCTGTCGGCGGTCGAGGCCGCCACCGCGGCGCACCACGTCGAGCACGAGTGGCGACTGCCCGACGGACGGGACTCGGGGAGGTCGGGCTTCCTCTCCGTGCCGGCGATCGTCCCCTGGCCCGAGGTGGACCTCGACACGGACTGGGAGCAGCCGGAACTGGCCCTCTGGCCGGAGCGGGTCGCCGAGGAGGAGGCGGTCGCCTGGGCCGCCGCGCACCCGGCACCCGCGGTGGGCCTGCCGTTGACCGGTCCGGTGGCGGACCTGCTGTCGCGGTTGCGGGCTCCGGGCGCGATGCGCGGTGGGGGTCTCGGGATGTGGTCCAGGACTCCGATCTCCGTGGAACTGCGGGCCCGGACCCCGGCCGAGGTCGAGGCGTGGCTCGGCGGGCCGCTGCCCGAACTCCCGCCCCTCGTCGCGGCGGGGCAGCGGTGCTGGTGCTTCAGCCGCGGGGAGGAGGGGGACGAGGGGTTCGAGGTGGTGCTCTGCTGGGTGCCGGCCGGGACGAGCATCCACGAGGTCGTCCTGCCCCGTTCCGCCGAACGGGACGCGACGGTCCTGCACGTCTGGGCTCGGCCGGGACCCGGCGCCGCACCCAGCGGCGCACCGGAGGACCGGACGAGCCTCATGGACCCCGCCGGCGGGCACACGACCGTCCGGGTCCGAGGTCGCCGGGTCGGTGTGCAGCGCTGGGGGCACGCGGAGTCCGGCCTCGGCTGGTTCCGCCGGGGCGGGGCGGACCACCAGTTCCTCCGCCTGCACGTCCCGCGCCTGCCCCCGGCGGCGGTGGAACTGCTGCTGCAGGGGGAGAACCTGGTGTGACCCGTTCCGGCAACGAGCCCCTTTGACGCTCCCGTCGCGCTCTCCCTAGGATCCGTGGCCGGTCACGAGCGGCAGCCTCGGGCCCTGGCCGGCTGCCCAGCAACCCTCCTCCGCGTGGGGTGCTCCAGGTGAAGACCCGGCCGCGCGGAGCGCGCGGCAAGAGCGGACGCGTGAGGAGAACCATGGCCGACACCCCCGTCCCCCTGCAGGCGCAGCCGGGGACCGCCGAGCTGCGACGGGGCCTGCGGTCCCGCCACCTGGTGATGATCGCCCTGGGGGGCGTCATCGGTTCCGGGTTGTTCATCTCCTCCGGTTACACGATCTACCAGGCCGGGCCACTGGGAGCCGTCATCGCCTACGCGATCGGCGCGGTCGTGGCCTGGCAGCTCATGACGTGCCTCGGTGAGCTGGCCGTGCAGATGCCCGAGTCCGGCGGGTTCCACGTCTACGCCCACCGCATCCTCGGTCCGGCGACGGGTTTCACGACGGCCTGGCTGTACTGGCTGTGCTGGGTGGCCGCGATCGGTTCGGAACTGACGGCGTCGGGCCTGCTCATGCAGCGGTGGTTCCCCGCCGTGCCGGTCTGGTTGTGGTGCGCGGTGTTCGCCGCGGTGCTGCTGGCGGTGAACCTCGCGCCGGTGCGCTTGTACGGGGACACCGAGAGCCTGCTCGCCGCCGTCAAGGTGACCGCCGTCGTCGTCTTCATCGTCGTCGGGGCCCTGGCGATCGTGGGGATCAGCCGGTCGGACGCCCCGGCACCCCTGCTGTCGAACTTCGTCACTCCGGACGGACTGCTGCCCGCCGGGATCGGCGGGGTCCTCGTGGCCGTGCTCGCGGTGTTCTACGCCTTCTCGGGCACCGAACTCATCGCCATCGCGGCCGGCGAGACCGACGACCCGGCCCGCGTCGTGCCGCAGGCCGTCCGCACGACGATGGTGCGGCTGGTCGTGTTCTTCATCGGCGCGATCGTCGTCATGGCCGCGCTGGTCCCGTACGCGCAACTCGGCAGCGCCGACGAGTCCGTGGAGACCAGTCCGTTCGTCACGGTGTTCGCCGCCTCGGGCATCCCGTACGCGGCCGACGTCATCGCCGTCGTCATCATCACGGCACTCATGTCCGCCGGGGTCTCCGGGCTGTACGCCTGTTCCCGCCTGCTGCGGTCGCTCGCGCTCACCGGGGACCTGCCGCCGGCGTTCGCCCGCACCGACCGTCGGGGCATCCCGGTGCTCGCGGTGGCGGTGAGCCTGGCCGGGGGCCTCGTGTCGCTCGTCAGTTCGTACGTCGCGGCGGGAACCGTCTACGTGGTGCTGGTGTCGGTCGCGGGTTTCGCCGTCGTGGCGGTGTGGGCGGTGATCGCTCTGGCGCAGTTCGTGCAGCGCCGCCGTCTGCGCGCTGCCGGGACGGATCCGGCCACGTTGCCCTACCACTCGCGCTTCTTCCCGTTCGCACCGGTGTTCGTCCTCGTGGCCTGCGCGGTCTCCGTGGTGGCGTCCCTGTTCGACGGGTCCCAGCGGCTGGCCACGGTCATCGGGGTCGTGTTCACCGCCGCCTGCTACCTCGTGCACCGGTTGCGCCGGGGTTCTGGCGCCTCTGGCAGGGTTGCGGCGTGAGCACGAACAGGCCCCTCGTCGTCGCCCTCTACGAACAGGCCAGCGTCGGCTGCGGTGGTGCCCCCGGGTTGTGGACCCACCCCGCGGACGACCGTGTCGGCGTCAACAGCCTCGACCGGTGGCGCCACGTCGCCACCACCGCCGAACAGGCGGGGTTGCACGCCCTGTTCCTCGCCGACGTCCTGGGGTTGTACGACAGCTACGAGGGGTCGCTGGACGCCGCCGTCGGCGAGGCGGTCGAGGTTCCCGCGAACGACCCCTTCGCCTACGTCCCCGCACTGGCCGAGACCGCGCGCGACCTCGCGTTCGTCGTCACGGCGTCCACCACCTACGAGCACCCGTTCTCCCTGGCCCGCCGCTTCGCGACGCTCGACCACCTCACCGGTGGCCGCATCGGGTGGAACGTGGTGACCAGCTACCTGGAGAGCGCCGCTCGCAGCTTCGGGTTGGACCGCCAGCTCGCCCACGCCGACCGGTACGGCCGCGCGGACGAGTTCCTCGAGGTCACCCACCAGTTGTGGGAGAGCTCGTGGGCCGACGACGCCGTGGTGGCCGACAAGGCCGGCGCGACGTGGGCCCGGCCCGGATCGGTCCGCCCCCTCGCGCACGACGGGGAGCACTTCCGCGTGCACGGCCCGGCGCTCACGTCCCCCTCCCCGCAGCGCACCCCGCTGCTGTTCCAGGCCGGGTGGTCGCCGCGCGGCCGGGAGTTCGGGGCCCGGCACGGCGAGGTACTGCTGCTGCCGCAGGCGGACCCGACGAAGATCGCCGCCGGCCTGGCCGACGTCCGCAGCCGTGCCGCGGCCCTCGGCCGAGCGGACGACGACCTGCGCGCCCTCGCCCTGGCGCGTGTCGTGGTGGGTCGCACCGAGGACGAGGCGCAGGCCAAGTACGACGACCTCCAGAGCACCTACCGGTTGCGTGCCCAGCTCGTCTCCTACTCCGGCGACACCGGCATCGACATCTCCCGCTACGCCGACGACGAACCCCTGAGCACCGTCACGAACGGCTTGTCCAGCTACGTGCTGAAGGCCGGGCCGGGTTCCCCGCCGCTGACCGCCGGCGAGGTGCGGCGGCGGTTCACGTCCGTCGCCCGCGGTGGCGACTTGTTCTTCGTCGGAACTCCCGACCAGGTGGCCGACGCGATGGGCGAGCACGCCGCCGCCGCAGGGCTCGACGGCTACGTCCTCAACCCGCTGCTCAGCCCCGGGACGTTGGAGGACTTCGCCGAGCTCGCCGTGCCGGCCCTCGTCGACCGGGGCCTGTACGACCCCTCGGTGAAGACGGGAACCCTGCGCTCGCGGGTGCGGGGCGACGGGCGGGACCGGCTGAGCGCGACGTACCCGGCCCTGCAGCGGGGCTGACCGCCGCAGGACCGGGGCTCGTCAGAGCCCGTCGGCCTCGGCGCGGGCCAGCAGCACCGCGGAGGAGATCAACCCGATGTGGCTGAACGCCTGCGGGAAGTTCCCGAGGAACTCACCCGTCGTCGGGTCCACCTGTTCGGCGAGCAAGCCCACGTGGTTGACGCGCGCCGCCAGGCTCTCGAACAGTTCCCGCGCCTCCTGCACGCGTCCGCTCTGCACCAGGTTGTCGACCCACCAGAACGAGCACAGCACGAACGCCCCCTCGTTGCCCTCCAGGCCGTCGGGGGAGTCGGCGTGCAGGTAGCGGTACAGCAGTCCTCCGCCGGGGGAGAGCTTGCGCGCCACGGCGTCCACGGTCGCGACCATCCGCGGGTCGGCCGCGTCGACGACGCGGCGCAGCGGCAACGCCAGCAGGCTCGCGTCGAGCGTTCCCGGCTGGTCGAGGTGCTCGGTGAAGCAGCCGTCCTCCTCGCTCCACGCCCGGTCCACGAGGTCGGCCCGCACGTCGTCGGCGAGCGCACGCCAGTGCGCTGCACGGTCCGCGCGTCCGCTGAGTTCGGCCAGCCGCGCGAGCCGGTCGAACGCGACCTGGCACATCGCCACTGAGTAGGTGAACGGGCGGCCCGCGTCGCGGATCTCCCAGATCCCCTGGTCGGGCGTGAGGTGGTGGCGTTCGGCGAGCCGGCCGAGGTGCTCGAGGCGGTCCCACCGCGCGTCGGTCAGGGTTCCGCCGTGGCGGACGTGCTGGTAGGCGCAGTCGAGGATCTCGCCGTAGACGTCGTGCTGCAGCTGCCCGCTCGCCCCGTTGCCCCAGCGGACGGGACCCGAGCCCCGGTACCCCTCGAACTCCTCGTCCTCGACCTCGTCCTGCGGGAACGTCCCGTCGAGCGTGTAGAGCACGTCGGGCCGGGCGTCCTCCCGCGTGGCGGCGTCGAGCACCCAGTCGAGGAACGCGTCCGATTCCTCGACCATCCCGATGCGCCGCAGCGCGTACACCGTGTAGGCGGCGTCGCGGACCCAGGTGAACCGGTAGTCCCAGTTCCGTTCACCCCCGACGGCCTCGGGCAGGGACGACGTCGGGGCCGCGACGACCGCGCCGCTGGCGTGGTGGTCGCAGAGCTTCAGCGTGATGGCGCTGCGCAGGACGAGGTCGGCGTGCGCGCCGTCGAACCGGACGCCCGCGCTCCAGTCCCGCCAGGCGGTGTCGGTGCGCTGCAGCGCCTCCGCCAGGGTGTCGGGGTCGAGGTCCAGCGGTTCGTCCGTCCAGGACAGCGTGAGCGCCCACCGGTCGCCCGCGCCGAGCACGTGCCCCCGGTCCGTGTCCCGGGAGGACGAGAGGTGCAGGGCGCGGTCGCCGCCGCCGGGCAGGGGGACGGCGGAACCCTCGACGGTCGCGCCGTCGCGTCCGCGCAGCTCGCTGCGGACGTCCACCGTCCCGTGCACCACCTCCAGCAGCCGGCCGAGGGCGCCGGTCGCCGACGACGTCCGCGGCTGCAGCGCGCCGTCCAGGAGCAACGCGTCCGTGACGCGCAGGGTGCCGGTGCCCGTCGTGAGCTCGGTGACGAGGACGGCCGACCCGGGCAGGTAGTGCTGGCGGCTGCTGCGCAGGTCCCGGACGGGCAGGTCCCAGCGCCCACCGCGGTCGGCGTCGAGCAGGGAGGCGAAGACCGCGGGGGAGTCGAAGCGCGGCAGGCAGGCCCAGGCGACGCGGGCGTCCAGACCCACGAGCGCCGCGGTCTCGCCGTCCCCGACGAGGGCGTGGTCGGCGATGGGCGGGTAGCGGTCGGCGAGGTCCTGGCGGACGTCGTCGGTCTGCATCGTGGTGGGTGTGGGGTGCGTCGTCGTCACGGGCGTCTCCCGGCTCGTGGCTGGCGGTGCGGGCCACGCTAGGCGGATCGGCGGCGGTCCGCCCTCCGAGGGGGCATGCTCAAGACCGGGAGCGCCGAGGTCGATGTCCTGGTGCCGACGACGGACGCCGGCGACGGGGACGCAGCGCGCGTGGAGAGGAGCAGGCGGTTGTCGGCACACCACGACGCGGACGAGCACGCCGACCTGCTGGCCCGCCTGCACACCCTCGAGCGGGACCGCGGGTTCGGCCTGTTCGGGCAGGACCACGAGGCCCGCGCTCTCGAACGCGCCGCCGCGGACGCGGGCTGCGACGTGCTGCGGGCCCGCGCCCAGCTCGTCGTGGCGGACGTCCTGCAGGCCGCGGGCCGCAGCCGGGAAGCGCTCGACCTGGTGGTCTCGGCCGGCGAGACGGCTCGCCTCCACCAGGACGCGGAACTGCTGGCCCGGGTGCACTTCCTCCAGTTCGTGCTGCACCTGCTCGCCGGGAACGTCGTCGAGGCCCGACGCCACGGCCTGCTGAGCGTCGAGACGCTGCCGGAGTCCGCTCCCGGGTGGCTGCGTGCCGAGCACCTCCTGGCGCTGACGGTCGTCCTGAACGACGCGGCGCTCTCCCGCAGCGACGTCTTCGTCGAGCTGGACCGGCTCGCCCGCGCCGAGCAGGACAAGCGGTGGGAGCTGTTCACCGCGAACAACCGCGCCTGGTGGCTGTTGCTGGACGGGGACGTGCCCGGTGCGCTCGCGCTGGTGGCGCAGTTGCGCCACCTGTCCGCGCGGCACGGGATCGCGCTGCGGCAGGCCGACCTCGACACCATCGCCTGCGTCGAACTGGCCGACGGCCGTCCCGACGACGCCCTGCGCACCGTCCGGGAGGCCGTGGGGACCGCGGACCGGACGACCACCCAGGCCGACCACCTCGTCCTCGTGCTCCTCACCCTGTGCTCGGTGCTGCGCACCCTCGGGCGGACCGACGACGCCGATCGCGAACTCGCCCGCGCCCGTGACCTCGCCGCGGCCCGGGAACTGCCCGGCCTGCTCGCGGACGTCGAGGCGCTGCAGGCCGCGCTCGTCGCGGACCGGGGTCAGTGGGAGGCGGCCTACCGCGCTCAGCTGCGCCACGACGAGGCACGCCGTGCGCTCCTGGCCGTCCAGGACGCGACCCGGGTGCTCCTGGCCCAGGCGGAGTACGACGCCCGCGCCGCCCGGCGCGACCGCGACCACTACAAGCTGCTCGCGCACACCGACGTCCTCACGGGGTTGCCGAACCGTCGCGCGGCGCAGGTCCACCTGGAGGGCCTGCTGGCCGACGGTCCCGCCGCCGACCTGTCGGTGTTCCTGCTCGACGTCGACCACTTCAAGGCCATCAACGACACGTTCTCCCACGAGGTGGGCGACGCCGTGCTGCAGCAGTTCGCGGACGTCCTGCGCCGCAGCGGGAAACGGGCCGGTGCGTTCGCCGGCCGGCTGGGGGGCGAGGAGTTCGTCGTCGCCTTCACGGGCTCGGCGGAGGAGGCCGAGCGGGTGGCGGAGTCGCTGCGTGCCGCGGTGGCCGAACGCGACTGGTCCGACCTGTGCCCGGGGGC from Kineococcus endophyticus encodes the following:
- a CDS encoding amino acid permease, translated to MADTPVPLQAQPGTAELRRGLRSRHLVMIALGGVIGSGLFISSGYTIYQAGPLGAVIAYAIGAVVAWQLMTCLGELAVQMPESGGFHVYAHRILGPATGFTTAWLYWLCWVAAIGSELTASGLLMQRWFPAVPVWLWCAVFAAVLLAVNLAPVRLYGDTESLLAAVKVTAVVVFIVVGALAIVGISRSDAPAPLLSNFVTPDGLLPAGIGGVLVAVLAVFYAFSGTELIAIAAGETDDPARVVPQAVRTTMVRLVVFFIGAIVVMAALVPYAQLGSADESVETSPFVTVFAASGIPYAADVIAVVIITALMSAGVSGLYACSRLLRSLALTGDLPPAFARTDRRGIPVLAVAVSLAGGLVSLVSSYVAAGTVYVVLVSVAGFAVVAVWAVIALAQFVQRRRLRAAGTDPATLPYHSRFFPFAPVFVLVACAVSVVASLFDGSQRLATVIGVVFTAACYLVHRLRRGSGASGRVAA
- a CDS encoding NtaA/DmoA family FMN-dependent monooxygenase (This protein belongs to a clade of FMN-dependent monooxygenases, within a broader family of flavin-dependent oxidoreductases, the luciferase-like monooxygenase (LMM) family, some of whose members use coenzyme F420 rather than FMN.), with amino-acid sequence MSTNRPLVVALYEQASVGCGGAPGLWTHPADDRVGVNSLDRWRHVATTAEQAGLHALFLADVLGLYDSYEGSLDAAVGEAVEVPANDPFAYVPALAETARDLAFVVTASTTYEHPFSLARRFATLDHLTGGRIGWNVVTSYLESAARSFGLDRQLAHADRYGRADEFLEVTHQLWESSWADDAVVADKAGATWARPGSVRPLAHDGEHFRVHGPALTSPSPQRTPLLFQAGWSPRGREFGARHGEVLLLPQADPTKIAAGLADVRSRAAALGRADDDLRALALARVVVGRTEDEAQAKYDDLQSTYRLRAQLVSYSGDTGIDISRYADDEPLSTVTNGLSSYVLKAGPGSPPLTAGEVRRRFTSVARGGDLFFVGTPDQVADAMGEHAAAAGLDGYVLNPLLSPGTLEDFAELAVPALVDRGLYDPSVKTGTLRSRVRGDGRDRLSATYPALQRG
- a CDS encoding glycoside hydrolase family 15 protein gives rise to the protein MQTDDVRQDLADRYPPIADHALVGDGETAALVGLDARVAWACLPRFDSPAVFASLLDADRGGRWDLPVRDLRSSRQHYLPGSAVLVTELTTGTGTLRVTDALLLDGALQPRTSSATGALGRLLEVVHGTVDVRSELRGRDGATVEGSAVPLPGGGDRALHLSSSRDTDRGHVLGAGDRWALTLSWTDEPLDLDPDTLAEALQRTDTAWRDWSAGVRFDGAHADLVLRSAITLKLCDHHASGAVVAAPTSSLPEAVGGERNWDYRFTWVRDAAYTVYALRRIGMVEESDAFLDWVLDAATREDARPDVLYTLDGTFPQDEVEDEEFEGYRGSGPVRWGNGASGQLQHDVYGEILDCAYQHVRHGGTLTDARWDRLEHLGRLAERHHLTPDQGIWEIRDAGRPFTYSVAMCQVAFDRLARLAELSGRADRAAHWRALADDVRADLVDRAWSEEDGCFTEHLDQPGTLDASLLALPLRRVVDAADPRMVATVDAVARKLSPGGGLLYRYLHADSPDGLEGNEGAFVLCSFWWVDNLVQSGRVQEARELFESLAARVNHVGLLAEQVDPTTGEFLGNFPQAFSHIGLISSAVLLARAEADGL
- a CDS encoding GGDEF domain-containing protein encodes the protein MLKTGSAEVDVLVPTTDAGDGDAARVERSRRLSAHHDADEHADLLARLHTLERDRGFGLFGQDHEARALERAAADAGCDVLRARAQLVVADVLQAAGRSREALDLVVSAGETARLHQDAELLARVHFLQFVLHLLAGNVVEARRHGLLSVETLPESAPGWLRAEHLLALTVVLNDAALSRSDVFVELDRLARAEQDKRWELFTANNRAWWLLLDGDVPGALALVAQLRHLSARHGIALRQADLDTIACVELADGRPDDALRTVREAVGTADRTTTQADHLVLVLLTLCSVLRTLGRTDDADRELARARDLAAARELPGLLADVEALQAALVADRGQWEAAYRAQLRHDEARRALLAVQDATRVLLAQAEYDARAARRDRDHYKLLAHTDVLTGLPNRRAAQVHLEGLLADGPAADLSVFLLDVDHFKAINDTFSHEVGDAVLQQFADVLRRSGKRAGAFAGRLGGEEFVVAFTGSAEEAERVAESLRAAVAERDWSDLCPGAPVTVSIGVAGVREGHTTFSALLSAADHRLYEAKRAGRNRVVTGGSGVAARR